The Chanodichthys erythropterus isolate Z2021 chromosome 14, ASM2448905v1, whole genome shotgun sequence genome window below encodes:
- the adat3 gene encoding probable inactive tRNA-specific adenosine deaminase-like protein 3, with amino-acid sequence MEPQAKRRKEMDKCDTWDVLPVLSDEKSRDTELLPAYAAPIIEKREASRLVKDLSLIYPLPGLQHIKRVRACKDKSSPHPLEVIVCLARDVAKGVMLADLLRSQSFDSSGLGEPFLVEIPANPPLTRPQFEKASKHWPTSFHEDKQVTSALKGQLFTADQKAKMQDYMTAAVRAAKSGREMGMDAVGAVIVDPESEQVVAVGHDCKRGAHPLHHAVMVCIDLVACGQGGGAYNYKKYPACQFSSSESFRNGCNLKETGQPYICTGYDLYVTREPCVMCAMALVHSRINRVFYGAPSADGALGTKYKIHCQKDLNHRFEVFKGVMLNACEALQKK; translated from the coding sequence ATGGAACCACAAGCCAAACGGAGGAAAGAAATGGACAAATGTGACACTTGGGATGTTCTTCCTGTTCTCTCTGATGAGAAATCTCGGGACACTGAATTGTTGCCGGCCTACGCTGCGCCCATCATCGAGAAAAGAGAAGCATCTCGCTTGGTCAAAGATCTTTCCCTGATCTACCCTCTACCTGGTTTGCAGCACATTAAAAGAGTGAGGGCTTGCAAAGACAAAAGCAGCCCTCATCCTTTAGAGGTCATTGTGTGCTTGGCCAGGGATGTGGCCAAAGGAGTTATGCTTGCCGATCTGCTTCGCTCACAGTCTtttgactccagtggtttaggGGAACCTTTCCTTGTTGAAATACCCGCCAATCCTCCACTGACCAGACCACAGTTTGAAAAAGCTAGTAAACACTGGCCTACGTCATTTCATGAGGACAAACAAGTGACGTCTGCTCTGAAAGGCCAGTTATTCACTGCCGATCAGAAAGCTAAAATGCAAGACTACATGACGGCAGCTGTCCGGGCTGCAAAATCGGGTCGGGAGATGGGAATGGATGCGGTGGGCGCCGTGATTGTCGACCCAGAATCTGAGCAGGTTGTTGCAGTGGGTCATGACTGTAAGCGTGGAGCTCATCCACTCCATCACGCAGTCATGGTCTGTATTGATCTTGTGGCCTGTGGGCAAGGAGGAGGTGCctacaattacaagaaatatcCAGCATGTCAATTTAGCAGCTCTGAGTCCTTTAGGAATGGTTGCAATTTGAAAGAAACTGGTCAGCCTTACATCTGCACCGGATATGACCTTTACGTCACTCGAGAGCCCTGTGTGATGTGTGCAATGGCTTTGGTCCACTCAAGAATCAACAGAGTGTTTTATGGAGCGCCCTCTGCAGATGGTGCCTTGGGAACCAAGTATAAAATTCATTGCCAAAAAGATTTAAATCATCGCTTTGAAGTGTTCAAAGGGGTGATGCTAAATGCATGTGAggctttacaaaaaaagtaa
- the osgepl1 gene encoding tRNA N6-adenosine threonylcarbamoyltransferase, mitochondrial has product MFPCVLNGPVRCWMKRCTSIRAFTVVRPRIVLGIETSCDETGAAVLDETGIILGESLHSQKQTHLDTGGIIPTVAQHLHRENICRVVQEALDRSGIEPNELTAVATTVKPGLSLSLGIGLEFSLKFVRLHEKPFIPIHHMEAHALTVRMLHPVDFPFLVLLVSGGHTLLALAKEIDEFLLLGQTLDVAAGDALDKIARSLSLRNHPECSTLSGGQAIELLAKEGNRLAFHFKSPMGQIYDCNFSFAGLRNQVTMAIRKKEREEGVETGQLLSCVKDIAAASQHTVASHIAKRTHRAILFCKSKGLLPQHSPTLVVSGGVASNEYIRQILKIVTDATGLHLLCPPSKLCTDNGVMIAWNGIERLKQGKGIMSHTEEVKYEPKAPLGLDITSEVKDAAIKVPPLKLRINS; this is encoded by the exons ATGTTTCCTTGTGTTTTGAATGGACCTGTTCGTTGCTGGATGAAGCGCTGCACGTCGATAAGAGCCTTCACTGTAGTGCGCCCTAGAATAGTTTTGGGGATTGAGACGAGCTGCGATGAGACTGGGGCGGCTGTGCTGGACGAGACTGGAATAATTTTGGGGGAATCTCTGCATTCTCAGAAACAGACACACCTGGA TACGGGTGGAATTATCCCAACTGTGGCCCAACACCTACACAGAGAAAACATCTGTAGAGTTGTCCAGGAGGCCTTAGACAGAAGTGGCATTGAACCCAATGAACTCACAGCTGTGGCCACAACAGTAAAGCCTGGTCTCTCCCTCAGCCTCGGGATCGGCTTGGAATTCAGTCTGAAGTTTGTGAGACTACATGAAAAGCCGTTCATCCCTATACACCATATGGAGGCCCATGCCCTTACTGTAAGAATGCTGCACCCTGTAGACTTCCCTTTTCTCGTGCTCCTTGTCTCTGGGGGTCATACTCTTCTTGCATTGGCCAAAGAAATCGATGAGTTTCTTCTTCTGGGGCAAACATTGGATGTAGCTGCTGGGGACGCTTTAGATAAG ATTGCTAGAAGTCTTTCTCTTAGGAATCACCCAGAGTGTTCGACTTTGAGTGGCGGACAAGCCATAGAGCTTCTGGCGAAAGAGGGGAATCGACTCGCATTCCATTTTAAGTCACCGATGGGGCAGATCTACGACTGCAATTTCTCTTTTGCTGGTTTGCGAAACCAGGTGACAATGGCAATaaggaaaaaagagagagaagaag GTGTTGAAACAGGACAGTTATTATCATGTGTTAAAGACATCGCCGCAGCCTCACAACACACCGTGGCATCTCATATAGCCAAACGAACACATCGTGCCATTTTGTTCTGTAAATCCAAAGGTCTTCTACCACAGCACAGTCCAACTCTG GTTGTTTCAGGAGGAGTAGCAAGTAATGAATACATCAGACAGATTCTGAAAATCGTCACAGATGCCACTGGGCTGCATCTACTTTGCCCTCCTTCAAAGCTCTGCACTGATAATGGAGTCATGATTGCATG GAATGGCATAGAGAGACTTAAGCAAGGAAAGGGGATCATGTCCCATACCGAAGAGGTCAAATATGAACCCAA ggCACCACTTGGATTAGACATCACTTCAGAAGTTAAAGATGCTGCAATCAAAGTACCACCATTAAAACTAAGGATAAACTCTTGA
- the ormdl1 gene encoding ORM1-like protein 1: protein MNVGVAHSEVNPNTRVMNSRGIWLTYALGVGMLHIVLLSIPFFSVPVVWTLTNVIHNFGMYVFMHAVKGTPFETPDQGKARLLTHWEQLDYGVQFTSSRKFFTISPIILYFLASFYTKYDTAHFVINTASLLSVLIPKLPQLHGVRIFGINKY from the exons ATGAACGTCGGTGTGGCCCACAGTGAAGTCAACCCAAACACCCGTGTGATGAACAGTCGGGGGATATGGTTGACATATGCGCTCGGCGTAGGAATGCTTCACATTGTACTGTTAAGCATTCCCTTCTTCAGTGTTCCTGTTGTGTGGACCCTCACAAATGTTATTCACAATTTT GGTATGTATGTGTTTATGCATGCAGTGAAAGGCACACCATTTGAAACTCCAGACCAGGGCAAGGCAAGACTTCTCACACACTGGGAACAGCTGGACTACGGCGTGCAGTTCACATCATCTAGAAAATTCTTTACAATCTCACCAATCATTTT ATATTTTCTCGCCAGCTTTTACACAAAATACGACACAGCACATTTTGTGATAAACACAGCTTCGCTTTTGAGTGTTCTCATCCCAAAACTGCCACAACTCCATGGAGTCAGGATCTTTGGAATAAACAAGTATTAA